A single genomic interval of Tissierellales bacterium harbors:
- the hcp gene encoding hydroxylamine reductase, producing MSMFCYQCQETAGGKGCTKVGVCGKTADLAQLQDLMIYALKGISVLGLEADKIGYKMPGLDRFIIEGLFMTITNANFDKDRFFEKIKDALKLRDELKDALIEKGVELGDLKDPATFTVNSKDEIEYKAGSKEVGVLATENEDIRSLRELITYGVKGMAAYAEHASNLGYEDEEISKFIRKALAATLDESLTVDDLVALTLETGKYGVEVMALLDKANTSTYGNPEITEVNIGVRNNPAILISGHDLKDMEELLKQTEGTGVDVYTHGEMLPAHYYPAFKKYDHFVGNYGNAWWKQKEEFEKFNGPILFTTNCIVPPKASYADRVYTTGSSGYPGFKHISDRVNGEAKDFSEIIEHAKKLPAPTEIESGKIVGGFAHNQVFALADDVVEGVKTGAIKKFFVMAGCDGRMKSRNYYTDFAKALPKDTVILTAGCAKYKYNKLNLGDINGIPRVLDAGQCNDSYSLALIALKLQEIFGLEDVNELPIAYNIAWYELKAVIVLLALLHLGVKDIHLGPTLPAFLSPNVVNVLVENFGIGGITNVEDDIKMFLEA from the coding sequence ATGAGTATGTTTTGTTATCAATGCCAAGAAACAGCTGGAGGGAAAGGCTGTACAAAGGTTGGAGTGTGTGGAAAAACAGCAGATTTAGCTCAACTTCAAGATTTAATGATATATGCCCTAAAGGGAATTTCAGTATTAGGATTAGAGGCAGATAAAATTGGATACAAGATGCCAGGATTAGATAGATTTATAATCGAAGGATTATTTATGACTATAACAAATGCAAACTTTGACAAAGATAGATTCTTTGAAAAGATTAAAGATGCACTTAAATTAAGGGATGAATTGAAAGATGCATTAATTGAAAAAGGTGTTGAACTAGGAGACTTAAAAGATCCTGCAACCTTTACAGTTAATTCAAAAGATGAAATTGAATATAAGGCAGGTAGCAAAGAAGTAGGAGTTTTAGCTACGGAAAATGAAGATATTCGTTCTCTAAGAGAATTAATTACTTATGGGGTTAAGGGAATGGCAGCTTATGCAGAACATGCTAGTAATTTAGGATACGAAGATGAAGAAATATCTAAATTTATTAGAAAAGCATTAGCAGCTACTTTAGATGAGAGCTTAACTGTAGATGATTTAGTTGCTCTTACACTTGAAACTGGCAAATATGGTGTAGAAGTCATGGCTTTATTAGATAAGGCTAATACATCAACTTATGGAAATCCAGAAATAACAGAGGTAAATATCGGTGTTAGAAATAATCCAGCAATACTTATATCTGGTCACGACTTAAAAGATATGGAAGAACTATTAAAACAAACAGAAGGTACTGGCGTAGATGTTTATACTCATGGAGAAATGTTACCAGCTCATTATTACCCAGCATTTAAAAAGTATGATCATTTTGTAGGAAACTATGGAAATGCATGGTGGAAACAAAAAGAAGAATTTGAAAAATTCAATGGACCAATATTGTTTACAACAAACTGTATAGTTCCACCAAAAGCTTCTTATGCAGATAGAGTATATACAACAGGTTCATCAGGATATCCAGGATTTAAACATATTTCTGATAGAGTAAATGGAGAAGCCAAGGATTTCTCAGAAATAATAGAACACGCTAAGAAATTACCAGCACCTACTGAAATAGAATCAGGAAAAATCGTTGGCGGATTTGCCCACAACCAAGTATTTGCTTTAGCTGATGACGTTGTAGAAGGAGTAAAGACAGGGGCAATTAAAAAGTTCTTTGTAATGGCTGGTTGTGATGGAAGAATGAAGAGCAGAAACTACTATACAGATTTCGCAAAAGCTCTCCCCAAAGATACAGTTATTTTAACAGCAGGTTGTGCTAAATACAAATATAATAAATTAAATTTAGGAGATATAAATGGAATACCAAGAGTTCTTGACGCTGGACAATGTAATGACTCCTATTCCTTAGCTCTTATAGCTCTTAAACTACAAGAAATATTTGGATTGGAAGATGTAAATGAATTACCAATTGCATATAATATTGCATGGTATGAACTAAAGGCAGTAATAGTACTTCTTGCACTTCTACATTTAGGGGTTAAAGATATTCACTTAGGACCAACTTTACCAGCATTTCTTTCACCAAATGTAGTAAATGTATTAGTAGAAAACTTTGGAATTGGTGGAATAACAAATGTAGAAGATGATATAAAAATGTTCTTAGAAGCTTAA
- a CDS encoding phosphoribosylaminoimidazolesuccinocarboxamide synthase — MKLVYRGKTKDVYDLENGNYLLKFKDDVTGEEGTFDPGANKVGLTMEGAGKAGLKLSRFFFEKIIGEGIPTHYINSDIEKATMTVKPATPFGNGLEVICRYRAVGSFLRRYGMYAEEGQPLDAFVEITLKDDRRNDPPITKDALHMLGILTKDEYKILKDLTIKISNLVKEELNKNGIELYDIKLEFGRVGEDNRIALTDEISGGNMRAYKNGEYLEPLELTKLVLENQ, encoded by the coding sequence ATGAAACTTGTATATAGAGGAAAAACGAAAGATGTTTATGATTTAGAAAATGGAAATTATTTATTAAAATTTAAAGATGATGTAACAGGAGAAGAAGGTACATTTGATCCAGGTGCTAATAAGGTAGGTTTAACTATGGAGGGAGCGGGAAAGGCTGGGCTTAAACTGTCAAGGTTCTTTTTCGAAAAAATAATTGGAGAAGGGATTCCTACTCATTATATAAATTCGGATATAGAAAAAGCTACAATGACAGTAAAGCCGGCTACTCCTTTTGGAAATGGTTTAGAGGTAATTTGTCGTTATAGAGCTGTCGGAAGTTTTTTACGTAGATATGGCATGTATGCAGAAGAAGGGCAACCTTTAGATGCTTTTGTTGAAATTACTTTAAAAGATGATAGGCGTAATGATCCTCCAATCACAAAAGATGCACTTCATATGTTAGGAATACTAACAAAAGATGAATATAAGATATTAAAAGATTTAACTATTAAAATTAGTAATCTTGTAAAAGAAGAGCTAAATAAAAATGGTATTGAACTTTATGATATTAAGCTTGAATTTGGAAGAGTAGGAGAAGATAATCGCATAGCTTTAACTGACGAAATATCTGGTGGAAATATGAGAGCTTATAAAAATGGTGAATATTTAGAGCCTTTGGAATTGACTAAATTAGTGTTGGAAAATCAATAG
- a CDS encoding heavy-metal-associated domain-containing protein, giving the protein MKTITYKLSTLTCPSCTAKIEGALKKTKGVEKIEVLFNSSRVKVTIDESVVESDEIKDIIESLGYDVLGEK; this is encoded by the coding sequence ATGAAAACTATAACTTATAAACTATCTACTTTAACTTGTCCAAGTTGTACGGCTAAAATTGAAGGTGCATTGAAAAAAACTAAAGGTGTTGAAAAAATTGAAGTGTTATTTAATTCTAGTAGAGTAAAAGTAACTATTGATGAATCTGTTGTGGAATCAGATGAAATTAAGGATATTATTGAAAGTTTAGGATATGATGTTTTAGGAGAAAAATAA
- a CDS encoding cation-translocating P-type ATPase: MISKGRRVLISGILIVISFILKHTIAEALVTNLFMISAAIVAGWPIAKNAISALRYKILGIDALVTIAATGAIFIGEYWEAAAVTFLFMLGDYLESKTIEKTRSSIKSLLDLAPDMSRVIRDGEEVLLTPDEVVKEDIVLVKPGEKISVDGTVVEGNAYVNQAAITGESIPVNKEEDEEVFSGTIIESGYLKIRADKVGEDTTFAKILEMVEEAQDKKAKTQKFLEVFSRYYTPSIMVLAALLFLFTKDLRLSLTLLVIACPGALVISTPVSIVSGIGNGAKHGVLIKGGEIMEDLGKVKVLAFDKTGTLTEGKPKVTKVKSFNINDIDEDQLLKIAVIGEKYSEHPLAKAIIEAGEERLGSIEGEPEDSEIITGQGLKVKVEGKTYLIGNRKLLLENHIKIDSQEEKYIQSEEEEGQTVVFISSLEDLLGTISIADTIREDAKELIKNLKGLGIEKVVMLTGDNKRAAASISKQLGIDDYYAELLPEGKVEVLEKLQDEIGPTAMVGDGVNDAPALASADLGIAIGGAGTDVAMETADVVLMSDEIKKLSHAIGLSRATVRNMKQNIYFAIIVAAVLLIGVIAKVVFLSSGMLVHELSVLLVTINAIRLLSYGEKERALS, translated from the coding sequence TTGATTAGTAAAGGTCGTAGGGTATTAATATCAGGTATATTAATAGTTATATCTTTTATACTAAAACATACTATAGCTGAAGCTTTAGTTACTAATTTATTTATGATCAGTGCTGCTATTGTAGCTGGCTGGCCTATAGCAAAAAATGCAATTAGTGCCCTAAGATATAAAATATTAGGAATAGATGCATTAGTAACTATAGCAGCGACAGGAGCCATCTTTATAGGAGAATATTGGGAAGCGGCAGCAGTAACATTTTTATTTATGCTAGGTGATTATTTAGAATCCAAAACTATAGAAAAAACTAGATCATCTATAAAATCATTATTAGATTTAGCACCAGATATGTCCAGGGTAATAAGAGATGGTGAAGAAGTTTTATTAACTCCTGATGAAGTGGTAAAAGAAGACATAGTTTTAGTAAAACCAGGTGAAAAAATATCAGTAGATGGAACAGTAGTAGAAGGAAATGCTTATGTGAATCAAGCAGCAATTACAGGAGAATCTATTCCAGTAAACAAAGAAGAAGATGAAGAAGTATTTTCTGGTACTATAATTGAATCAGGTTATTTAAAAATAAGAGCAGATAAAGTAGGGGAAGATACTACATTTGCTAAAATATTAGAAATGGTAGAAGAAGCTCAAGACAAAAAAGCTAAAACTCAAAAATTTCTAGAAGTATTTTCAAGATATTATACTCCTTCTATTATGGTTCTAGCAGCATTACTATTTCTATTTACAAAAGATTTAAGATTGTCTTTAACGTTACTTGTAATAGCTTGCCCAGGGGCTTTAGTAATATCTACTCCCGTTTCTATAGTATCCGGTATTGGAAATGGGGCTAAACATGGAGTTCTTATTAAGGGTGGAGAAATAATGGAGGATTTAGGTAAGGTTAAAGTATTAGCTTTTGATAAAACTGGAACTTTAACAGAAGGTAAGCCTAAAGTAACTAAAGTAAAATCCTTTAACATTAATGATATAGATGAAGACCAATTATTGAAAATTGCGGTAATTGGAGAAAAATACTCAGAACATCCATTGGCAAAAGCAATAATAGAAGCAGGTGAAGAAAGGCTTGGCTCTATAGAAGGTGAACCGGAGGATTCAGAAATAATTACAGGTCAGGGGTTAAAAGTAAAAGTTGAAGGAAAGACTTATTTAATAGGGAATAGAAAATTATTATTAGAAAACCATATAAAAATAGATAGCCAAGAGGAAAAATATATTCAAAGTGAGGAAGAAGAAGGACAGACAGTGGTATTTATTTCAAGTTTAGAAGACCTATTAGGGACAATATCCATAGCAGATACAATTAGAGAAGATGCAAAAGAACTAATTAAAAATTTAAAAGGATTAGGTATAGAGAAAGTTGTAATGCTGACAGGTGATAATAAAAGAGCCGCAGCTTCGATTTCTAAACAATTAGGTATTGACGATTATTATGCAGAATTATTGCCAGAAGGAAAAGTAGAAGTCCTTGAAAAACTGCAAGATGAAATTGGTCCAACAGCTATGGTAGGTGATGGAGTAAATGATGCCCCAGCATTAGCTTCAGCAGATTTAGGTATTGCCATAGGTGGAGCTGGTACTGATGTAGCCATGGAAACTGCTGATGTAGTTTTAATGTCTGATGAAATTAAAAAATTGTCTCATGCTATTGGATTAAGTAGGGCTACTGTAAGGAATATGAAGCAGAATATATACTTTGCTATAATTGTAGCAGCAGTCCTTTTAATAGGTGTAATTGCTAAAGTAGTATTCTTATCTTCAGGAATGTTGGTTCATGAGTTAAGTGTACTCCTTGTAACTATAAATGCTATAAGATTGTTATCATATGGTGAAAAAGAAAGAGCCCTTAGCTAA